Proteins from one Podospora pseudoanserina strain CBS 124.78 chromosome 1, whole genome shotgun sequence genomic window:
- a CDS encoding hypothetical protein (EggNog:ENOG503P1FZ; COG:Q; CAZy:AA2) codes for MIYLRRRGPRLKSPDIRFLRHPPTAVTRFSLAGPPPPPPSFSCVCPWYRKTLSRLQPATMKASSIATALAGGITMLSAAVQADPVMMNSSVLEALHEADRRPQELIGDLQWLKPRQMGPVSHLIRSILVDGFDAQSNEHYQYVPPLRSAACARDTCCVWWYIAKEMSQLFRGTDGQCTDAARGAIRTGFHDAGAWSKTTGDFGGADGSIVHAPEEMLRRPNKGLQEIVQQYKFWYDRWSHFGVSMADLIQMGANVATVVCPLGPRIRSFVGRRDNFKPAPDGLLPSPFDPPDKVVAMFRAKTIQPLSLAALLGAHSTSRQRFFNPARAGAPQDSTPGVCDVLFYRQTLAARSPPDVFRLPSDVVLAEHPLLFPAFKAFAGPGGQALWAHEYARAYLRLSLLGVFNINNLTDCTRVLPPRTLKW; via the exons ATGATATATCTACGTCGGCGGGGTCCAAGGCTGAAGAGTCCCGATATTCGGTTTCTTCGCCATCCACCCACAGCTGTCACTCGTTTCAGTCTTGCAGGtccgcccccccctcccccttctttcaGTTGCGTCTGCCCTTGGTACAGAAAGACACTCTCTCGtctccagccagccaccATGAAGGCCTCTTCTATCGCTACGGCCTTGGCCGGTGGCATAACCATGCTCTCAGCGGCGGTGCAAGCCGAtccggtgatgatgaactcGTCTGTTCTGGAAGCCCTCCATGAGGCAGACCGGAGGCCACAAGAGCTCATCGGTGACCTTCAATGGCTTAAACCTCGCCAGATGGGCCCCGTTTCCCACTTGATCAGATCAATTCTGGTCGATGGCTTCGATGCTCAATCGAATGAGCATTACCAATACGTACCTCCCTTGCGTTCGGCCGCTTGTGCTCGAGACACTTGCTGCGTCTGGTGGTACATTGCCAAAGAAATGTCACAACTCTTCCGTGGCACTGATGGGCAATGTACAGATGCCGCCCGAGGTGCCATCCGCACCGGATTTCACGATGCCGGCGCGTGGTCCAAGACTACGGGCGATTTCGGGGGTGCTGACGGGTCCATCGTCCATGCACCCGAGGAGATGCTTCGCCGACCAAACAAGGGACTTCAAGAGATTGTTCAACAGTATAAGTTTTGGTACGACCGCTGGAGCCATTTCGGTGTTAGCATGGCCGATTTGATCCAGATGGGCGCCAATGTCGCTACTGTTGTTTGCCCTCT TGGCCCCCGCATCCGCTCCTTTGTTGGCCGCCGAGACAACTTCAAGCCTGCTCCAGACGGACTTCTCCCCAGCCCTTTCGACCCTCCCGACAAGGTCGTCGCCATGTTCCGTGCCAAGACTATCCAACCGCTCAGCCTTGCCGCCCTGCTCGGTGCTCACTCCACCAGCCGCCAACGTTTCTTCAATCCTGCGCGTGCTGGCGCCCCCCAGGACAGCACCCCAGGTGTTTGCGACGTGCTGTTCTACCGCCAGACTCTGGCTGCCCGCTCCCCTCCTGATGTCTTCCGCCTCCCCAGCGATGTCGTCTTGGCTGAGCACCCCCTCCTGTTCCCGGCCTTCAAGGCTTTTGCCGGACCTGGTGGCCAGGCTCTTTGGGCTCAT GAATACGCCCGCGCGTACCTCCGGCTTAGTCTTCTCGGTgttttcaacatcaacaacctgacCGACTGCACCCGGGTGCTACCGCCGAGAACGCTCAAGTGGTGA